One part of the Lotus japonicus ecotype B-129 chromosome 2, LjGifu_v1.2 genome encodes these proteins:
- the LOC130735988 gene encoding uncharacterized protein LOC130735988 has product MTHDSGKKKKGGSKIITPEHNVKIVSATASLSNPSGVPHKAASDIHAPTGSAKPRRRSLRIKHVAPKRGPSKNLGIKNISDDEDDQNPNLPDVVNQETNEALEKLANVATAANVEPDVKLTHQSSPSGSIVKSHASSQTEHDEDETSAHEVFFSEEVSVRKTPTSSTKKGKEKKVIASDEDSDGELLIKKVPVPVSGVKKKDANITKQKNVGSAAKSSKISRGSHIPKSGKKRRHVSDPDSEDDVEPDVLDITTARKQMKGKKIPQHVPDAPVDNVSFHFSDSAQRWKYVVQRRLAIGRELHEDALELKEIMELISAAGLMKTVKDLCICFDKLVREFIGNIPADCDDASSADYRKVFVRGKCINFSPEVINEFLGRSPIDVA; this is encoded by the coding sequence GTTCCCCATAAAGCTGCAAGTGATATCCATGCTCCAACTGGATCAGCcaaaccaagaagaagaagcctaCGTATCAAGCATGTAGCTCCTAAGAGAGGACCCAGTAAGAATTTGggtataaaaaatatttctgatgatgaggatgatcaaaATCCAAATCTTCCAGATGTTGTGAATCAAGAAACGAATGAGGCTCTTGAGAAGCTTGCAAATGTAGCTACTGCTGCGAATGTTGAACCAGATGTTAAACTGACACATCAATCCTCTCCCTCTGGTTCTATTGTCAAGTCTCATGCTTCTAGTCAAACGGAGCACGATGAGGATGAAACCTCTGCACATGAAGTTTTTTTCTCTGAGGAGGTTTCTGTTCGGAAAACCCCCACTTCATCCACCAAAAAGGGTAAAGAAAAGAAGGTGATTGCATCTGATGAAGACTCTGATGGAGAATTGCTCATCAAAAAGGTCCCTGTTCCTGTTAGTGGTGTCAAGAAGAAGGATGCAAACATAACGAAGCAGAAGAACGTAGGATCTGCTGCTAAATCTTCAAAGATTTCCAGAGGTTCTCATATTCCAAAATCTGGAAAGAAAAGAAGACATGTGTCTGATCCTGACTCCGAGGATGATGTCGAGCCAGATGTCCTAGACATCACCACTGCCAGAAAACAGATGAAAGGTAAGAAAATTCCTCAACATGTTCCTGATGCTCCTGTGGACAATGTGTCCTTTCATTTTTCAGACTCTGCTCAGAGATGGAAATATGTGGTTCAAAGGAGGCTTGCTATTGGAAGGGAACTACATGAAGATGCCTTGGAACTCAAGGAAATTATGGAACTTATCTCTGCTGCTGGTTTGATGAAGACTGTCAAGGATCTTTGCATATGTTTTGACAAGCTTGTTAGGGAGTTCATTGGGAACATCCctgctgattgtgatgatgcCTCCAGTGCTGACTACAGGAAGGTGTTTGTGAGGGGGAAGTGCATCAACTTCTCTCCTGAAGTGATCAATGAATTTTTGGGCAGAAGCCCTATTGATGTGGCATAG